GGGGGTTACCATCCCTGCTTTTGCAGAGTTCACAATCCAGTGGACGTCGGGTGTTAGCCCAACAATCACACAACGGTGGTGAAAGCTCTGGGGAGGGTCCTGGCTGGGTGTGGCGACCACTGTCACGGGCGTGCAATGCCCAGCCCCGTGACACTCTTTACCTAGATGACGAGGGCGACTCGGGAGGTAGCAGCCCCAGGGTGCCTTGACCCCGGAGCAAATAGGTAGGGAGCTGGGGAGCGCAGGAAGTCTGATGGCAGAGAACTTCCTCGATGGTGGGGTGGAGGCCCCTGGAAGCGACTGCACATTCTGCTCCGGGTGGGCTCAGAACAGCCCACAGCAGTCAGCTGCCTGCACCCAGGGGCTTTGAGGACTAGTGTGCTTTGGGGGTCTTTCCGGGGGGCCCACCTACCTGGGTTGCCTTTCCACACCACCCCTGTCCTGCGGATGTGTGGCCCCGCCTGTGCCCCCCTGCCTCTCCACCCTCCTGGGCCCCAGGACCCAGGCTGTGTCCGTGGCTTTAGCAGACACCTCTGCCTCACATGCTGTCCTCCCTCCTTGTGACCCTCGGTGCTCAGTCCATATGACCCCCAATTACAGAGGAGAGACCTTTCAAATAGGGAGGGTGGTTGTCAGGGGTCAAGGCTGGCCTTTGAGCCCAGGCCTTTCAACTCTGCATCTGATGTTATTCATCCAGCCCCTTCCCTGACCAGCCCTGAGTGAAGCTAGGAGAAGGCACTGtagtcaggaaaaaaatttttttaaacaggagagagaaaaagaaaaccatgtgGGACCAGACTTTTAGGGTGTGGCCCGCAGGGTGACTGTGAGTAGAACAATGACCATTTGCGCAGCTGGACCACATGAGTATGTGCTGGGGGTGGGCGTGCAGGTTAGGAGGAGCGGGTTTTGGTGGGTTTTCAGTAGCAGTAGGCAGGAGTCTGGGCATCCACGTGACTGAAGGTCCCCTCCTGCCAACCAGGCATCCCTCCCTTGCCTCTGGTTCTGGGGGTTCAAGGGAAGTAGGAAGCTGGAGAGAGTAGACCCTCTTTGCAGAGGGAGACGACGCTGGCTTAGTGGATctctggggggcagggagaagggggcaCTTGGTAGGATCAGATTCCCactccctctcccatcccagctctgctacttGGCAAACAAAGCAAGGTGAACGCTGCTGGGCACAGCCCCCGGCCGGCAGGGCGTCCGGAAAAGACTTTTACATGGTTGGAGGCATGCAGGTCCGAGTCCACAGAAGATGCTGCATGACCACCTCACTTGATGGTGCTTTCTGCCATCTTCACCCAGCTCTGTCTGGAGATGTGTGTGTGAGGctggagagaggaaggcagaCCCCACACCCCCAAACCCCCAAATCTTCAGGGTCAGATGCTAGGAGTCAGATGCTGAGGAAGAAGCcgggagttggggggagggaggtggtaccAGGTGGCACATGGGAGAGGCAGGGGGTTTCTTTTGTAGGGTTTTCCTGACCAGGTGCAACTGCAAACACTGTCCTATTGGCCCCATGAGTGTAGTCTAAGGAAGCCAGGCTCCGAGCTGCATCCAGGACACGGAAAGGATGGCGTgggcaagagagaaaggaaattccctggaggagacaAGTTTTGTGGTCTAGTTCTTCCCACAGCAGGTGCTGCTGTGGGTTACAGAGCCAAAAAGCCCAAAGCAGGGACACCCCTGCCCCTGCCGATCTCAGTCTCGTCCAAATCGCCTCCACTGCCCCATCCCCCATCCTCTTCATCTTCGGAGCAGGTTGAGCCCTCACGCTATGCCTCTGCCCACTGGAACGTCAGCCCCGGACCCTTCCCTCTCCTGGTAGATGCAGGCATGGCTGCCTTACTTTGCTGACATGGAAGCGCTTGTATGTTTCCTGGGGCCTCGCAGCTGTGTGTCGGGGGCATGGCCCACTGGCGAGGCTTGCCCTGCCCTCCAGCTGGCCTGATACTACTTTAGGTGTGTTGCAAGAGGTCCCAGGGTCACAGCCCACCCCCAAAGTACTGAAGGAGAGCCACCCCTTCTTCCTCTGGATGGGCTGGCAAAGAAAAATAGTCAGCTCTTCCAAGAGTATCCTTGACAAAAGACTGCAGAAGGCTGGGTTATTGGGGTCCTCCTCCAAGAGAAAAATTTCTCTGACTTGGGAGAGGCTGCAAGAAAATATTGCGTTGAGTGCTTACTAACAGATCTGCCCTCTGACCACAGGGCATCTGATTATTATCACAAGGCAGTTAGATAAGCAGGAGATAAGCTGTTAGATGATGCAACCAAGTCTAAGAAAGTTTCAGCAGCCTAAGGTCACACGCTGGtgtgatcccctggaggagggcatggcaacccactcagtagtcttgcctgggaaatcccacggacagaggagcctggcgggctacagtccatagggttgcaaagactcaggtatgactgagtgactaaacacacaagGTCATATGCTAGCGGATGGCCCAGCTTCATGGTTTTTCCACTACCTAGCCCCCGACACCTTCCCTCCTCACCTCAGCCCTGCCTGGCAGCTACCGCCATCCCTTCAGTTATAGTAACAATCCTGCTGCCTGTATCCGACCCAGCAGGCATGGATGGAGTGCGAAGGGAGGACCAGGTATTAATAGAATGCGAAAATAAGCAGATGAAGtgatggggagaaggcaatggcaacccactccactactcttgcctggaaaatcccatggacggaggagcctgataggctgcagtccatggggtcgcacagagttggacgcgactgaagcgacttagcagcagcagcagtgatgggCTCACACCCAGGCAGGAACCTCGCTGTAGGGAGTGTTGGGACAGAGTGACTCTCCGGCCAGGCAATTGGAGATGTCTTTGCGGGCAGGGACAGGTGAGTTGGGTCTTGAAAGATGATCGGTAGGCCTCTGACCCACAATGGGAGGAGAAGGGCCTGGGACCACGAAGGGAAGGGGCGTGGAGTGGGCCTGTGCTTCTGAGCATGATGGCAGGACCAGCTGGAGGGCCAGAGGCAAATGGGCCTGGGGTGCTGGAGCCCCCTCTGGAGCCCCCTCTGGAACTGTGCTCTGTGGGTGCTGGTCGGGGACAGAAGGTCTTGAACAGAGGACCTGAGCTGCTGTTCCTGTGCTCAGGAAGCCCCGAGGCCCCGCGGTGCTCTGCCCACTGTCTGTGCCTCCCCCGCTCCTGGCCACGGGCTGGAGACCAGGCCCAtcctccatccagcccagcactctTTCACGGAGCTCCACCCTCCCGGGTTGGCTTTGGTGGGACAGTCTCCCAGTCCCCTCATTCCTTGATACTTCTAGGGTGTCTTTTCAGTCCCAGGCTTTTTTCCATGGAGTTGGGTTCCTGGGGGAACCCCCACGACTGCAGTGTGAGGTTACACAGGTGCCGCACCTGGGGACTGGTTCCCAGGGTCGGTCTGGACTTCCTCCCTGCCTTTAACTCCTGTTAACACAGCTTGCCAACCCCTCTGCTCCTTCTGGACTCCTGACCCCACAACCAGGAGGCCTCCCAGGCAGAACAAATCCCATCAGCATCTCTGGGACAGCTAGATAGGCAGTGCCGTCTCCCAgggcggggcttccctggcggtttagctggtaaagaatccgcctgcaatgcaggagaccccgtttcaattcctgggtcgggaagagcccccggagaagggataggctactgactccagtcttcttgggcttccctgtggctcagctggtaaagaatccccctgcaatgcaggagacctggcttcgatccctgggctgggaagaccccctggagaagggaaaggctacccactccagtgttctggcctggagaattccatcaactggatagtccatggggtcgcaaagagtcggacacaactgagaaactttcactctTCATCTCCCAGGGCTCTccttggtgggtggggggtggggggtgggatgtATTGGCTCAAGCAGTGTTGAGGATTGTCTAGACAGAGGGTAGTGAGTAGGTGAACAAAGTGATGATGAGAAAAAGGTGGGACCAGAACGATGGAGGAGAAAGTGAAGGGAGTCTCTGTACAGACTGGCGATGTGCATCCTCTCATTTCATCCCCTCAACAGTACGTGTTGCAGAGAGGGAGGCGGCACTCAGGGTCTAGGTAAAGAAGCCAccccagggactcccctggtggtccagtggctaagactctgtgttcctaatgcagagggcctgggttcaatccctggtcagggatctatatcccgcatgctgcagcgaagacccagttcagtcaaataaataaattaaaaaaaaaagaatccaccgcAGCTCTGCCAGACTCCAAGGCCCCTCACAGGCAGacttccttctccatcacccctttcctcctcctgcatGTGGTGAGGGGTCTTTGGAAGACACAGTTTGTTCTGATGGAATCCTCCTTCTTGGTGGAGTGACCGCAGCTCCCAACTTCCCCGCACGCTGAGTCCAAGCTCTGGAATTAGGAAGGGTGTTAAGGTCTCCCCGTGAAGTGCCCACCCTCTCGCCTACCATCTGCTCTTCCGCTGGGCTGTCCACACCCACAGACAGGCTCGTTGCTCGTTCACATTCCCCGGCCTCTGGGGTCCCCACCCCTTCCAGCTAGTCCACACCTTGCCCCTTGTCCGCTATGTCCTTGTCGTTCTCCAACATTGCAGCTCCTGGAAAGCCCTTCCCGGGGAGCTTAGTAACTGATTGGAtgggggggtgaggggagagggagaggaggagggtagACCCCCTGTCTATGCACCAGCCACCTGTGGCTGCTCAGATTTAACAGATCAAAATGAAAAATCGGATCCCTCGGTTGCATCACCCGCGTTTCAAGTGCTCGGCAGCACATGGAGTTAGTGGCAGGCATGGAATATTTCTGTCCTCCTGGAAAGTTCTGTTGGACAGTACTGGTCTAGAAAGACTCCTAGATTGGGGACTGGGGTCCCCGCAACTAAATGACTCAATGGCACGTCCatctaatggacatgagtttgagcaaactctgggagacagtgaaggatggggaagcctggcgtgctgcagtccatgggtcgcaaggagtcggacacgactcagtgactaaacaagaactaAGGGAGGGAAAAGGGCAAGGAGTAGGGCTTGTAGGGGTTCAGTTTGGGACACTGAGTTTAAGGGTCTGTAGGACCCCTACGTGGAAATGTCCAGTAGGAAATCAAAggttcctctcctcctccaccccaatCCCCCCTAAACAGATTTGAAATTCAACTGAGATCCTCTCCTTGGGAATTTCAAGGGCCTTAGTAAAACCCAATTCTAAATATCCCTAGGAAACCCCTAGAAGGCAGCTCTGCTGAAATGGCACTCAGGGTAGaagctgtgtgtgtctgtagggTCCCGTGTCTGTGTCTGGCTTGGGATGGCTCGGGAAGGGAGAAGAAGGTGCTAGTCGGCAACAAGAGGGCTGTCTTGGCTGGAGCTGGCCTGACACCGTGAACTCCATCATCTCGTAGAGGAAGAGAGTAGAGAAAGCAAGGGTCTGGGGAATGAATCACCGTTTAGACCCTGGGGTCATCAGAACTGAAGTGAATCCTAGGGATAATCCTGTTTGCATCTCTGTGGGATCCTCGCCATTTATGGGATGATAGGTGCAAAACCCAAAACAATCATTTACTTTTTCTAACTCGGTTCTTCAAAGTCTCAACTCAAACTCTTCCTAATacgatagtgaaagtgaaagttactcagttgtgtctgactctttgtgaccccatggactatacagtccatggaattctccaggccagaatattggagtgggtagccattcccttctccaggggatcttcccaacccagcccagggatcgaagccaggtctcctgcattgcaggcagattctttaccaactgagccacagaggaagcccttATCCCAATAGGATAAGTCAGACACTATTGCCCTTCCGTGGTTCTCTCCTGATTATTGATCTGAGCTCACTTGGCTTTGAACATGAAGCTCCACACCCCTTCTCTGGCTCATACAGAATCCTAGGCGTGGAGCTAAACTCAGACCTCAGGGTATGAGGAGAAACAAACACCATCATGtcccctctttccttcttcttgctCCAGAATGTTCTAGAAAAGATATAACTCCCAGGGGCATTTGGAACTACAAGTTTTGCCCAAGGAGGATGGGCCAGGCAGTCAGCAGAGAGCAGGCGGATGGAATAGCCCACTGAGTTCACCCTGTCCCGGCCCCCGGGGTCCCCACTTATCCAACCAGGAGAGGAAAAGACCACCACCCTGGGCTGCTGGCCAGTGACCGTCTTCACGGTGATGCTAAGAAGGGCACAGAGAGAAAACTACAGGACGCCCCCTGGCGGTTATCCTCAGCCTTGACTGTTCTCCAGGATCTCTCAGggcatagctcagtcagtaaagaatctgcctgcaatgcaggggacccaggttcaattcctgggtggggaagatcttctcaagaatgaaatggcaacccacttcagtattctcacctggagaatcccatagacagaggagcctggcaggctacagttcatgggatcctaagagttgacatgacttagggactaaacaaccaccaccctgGTTTAGGTTTAACTGGCTTAGGGTGGGGTCAGTTCTGGTTTAACTGCTCAAGGATGGGGCCAGGTGTTTTAAAAACGTTTACATTCCTCCTCACCCTGCCACACCTCACCCAGGAGATCCTAATATGCAGGCTTGATTTATAGCCTGTGTTTTAGGGCATGACCCCTTTCAAAGCTGCTCCCAGGGCTCTCTGCAGTAGACTGTGGTTTGTGTGGGGAGAAGTGTCCAAGGCCCCTGAGGCTGGCACCACGATCCAGAGACCACAGCATAGGAGACACGGTGCTGCCAGCGTTGCCAGAAAGGACTCCTGCACTCGCAAGTGCGTGGGACAAACAGGTGTCTTCTGCTCCACCTCTGGAGCGGAGGCTGTGCCAAGGGCACTGCCGCAGCCCACGAGGGGGCCACTCGAAGGCAGGCCTGGGGTTGTAGCTCGTTGGGGGTTGTGAAACCGCataactcagattgggacttaAACCCACCGGGCCCACttacactccacagacagagtgtgggtcATCTCTCAAGGCGAGAGCTGCCTCAACATATGGCTTGGTTAGTTTTAAGGACTGGGTAATTTCACAGGCTAATGAGGAAGAGGagtattccaactattttgggaagGAGTTTGGGGGACAGATTTCCAGGAACTAGGCCATCACCCACTTTGATGGTTGGCCTCAGAATGTCAGGGTACATCAGGTGGGTGTGTGACTTAGCTTGCTGATGTTGCCGTAAGCCTATattgaggctcaaggtctagtggagtTGGCTCTTCTGCCGTCTTGGATCCATTTGGTTTCAATGTTGATGGCATGTCCCTaggttatgtcattcttttaaatgttgtgccctgccctctcccctcctgtTTCAGTTGGGGCAGaagattttctcttctctgacaACTGCAAGCATCCTTGAGTTGGAGGGgggcttcaccagtggctcaggcggtaaagagcctgcctgcaatgcaggaggcccgggttccatccctgggttaggaagatcccctggagaaggaaacagcaacccactccagtattcttgcctgggaaaatcccatggacagagggctacggtccatggggtctcaaagagccagacacaactgagcgactaacactttttgaGTTGGAGGGGCTGCTCCAGCATCatgaagagggagaaaggagctGGATAGGACCCCTAGGGCACTCCTACCCTCGCCCACagtcctgccccaccccctcccaacaGTGGGCCAGCCTTAGCAGAGCCAGAGAGGAAACAGAAGCCACTGGCTGCAAGCCTAGGCTGGGTCACACAAGGCTAGTGTGAgcagccccagccctgctgacGGGGGCGGCTGACAGGGGCAGGACAGAGCTCCCTGAGCCGCTTCCCAGGAGGAAGTCCCTGCCCAGCGAGCTTCACACTGAGCCCAGAGAGCTGCACCCCCCACCAGGTGAcatcaccaccccacccccaggtgacatcaccaccccaccccaggtgACATAATCACCCCGCCCCCAGGTGATgtcaccacccccgcccccaggtgaTATCACCACCCTGCAGGTGAcatcaccaccccaccccaggtgACATCACCACCCTGCCCCCAGGTGACATCACCATCCCCAGGTGAtagcaccaccccacccccaggtgacatcaccaccccgcccccccccccaggtgACATCACCACCCCTAGGTGCCCCCAGGTGACATCACCACCCCCAGATGATATCACCACCCGCCCTCCAGGTGACATCACCCCCCCCCAGGTGATACAACCATCCCACCCCCAGGTGGCATCACCACCCCCCAGGTGATATCACCAGCCCACCCCAGGTGACATCAccatccccccacctccccgcatctgccccctgcctccttcctggtGGGAATTCACACGTACACGTCATACACACGccacacatgttcacacacacatagacatgcaCCCTGTACTAACACTACTGGCCGTCATATCCAACCTGGCCCTGTAGCTCAGTCCACCTCTTGGGAGTTACTCAGAAACACAGCTTTATTGAAGTTAGATTTGAAACTTTATTGAAGTTAGATTTGGTCATTTAACTGGACAGAGTGAGGGTGAGGCTGGGGGGACAGGGACCAGCGTCCCATGGAGGATCACTCACGAGAAGCTGGAGCAGACCTTCCCGTCCCCCACAAGAGACTATACAGCAGACCTGGGCGCTGGGAccagggccaccagggaggcGGTCAGTGTAGCAACAGGGGGCTGGCTAGGGCTCTCAACCGGAAGTGGACATTTCCTCTGAACTTTTAGCACCTGTCCTTCCACAAACGCATTTGTCTGTCTGTCCTGACCCTGCCCCAGTCATACAGACATGACCTGGGAGGGAGcacttccctcttctctctgtctcccttcttCAGAGTGAGTTCCAGAATGCAAGGGCTCCTATGAGTTCAGGGGCAAGTGATTAAAGGTGGAAGGAATCTGGGAATGAAGAGGGAACTCTCTGTGGGGGCCTGAGTCTGGGTGCAGCGaggagccagagaaggcaatggcaccccactccagtgctcttgcctggaaaatcccatggacggaggagcctggtaggctgcagtccatggggtcgctcagagtcggacacaactgagcgacttcactttcacttttccactttcatgcaatggagaaggaaatggcagcccactccagtattcttgcctggagaatcccagggacgggggagcctggtgggctgccgtctatggggtcgcacagagtcggacacgactgaagtgacttagcagaagcagcagcagcagcagcagcagcagaagcaggctAAGAGTCTGCTTGAGATACACATGGAGGAGGGGCTGAAAGGAGGTCTCCAGCCAAGGGCCCCTTCCCCAGCTACAATCTCAGTGCCTATCTCCCTGCCCCTCCATCACCCAGGGGACCAGGTTCCTGTCTCCTCTCCAGGTCACAGGGGCAAGCAGCAAGCACAGGGAAAGGGCCCTGCTGGGAGCCCAGGCTCACTTCCACCAGCCTGTGTTCCTTACAGGGAAGGAGACCCCAGGCGGTCTAAACTTCCATCTGGGCTCCCGGCTCAGCTCCGCCCAGAATGGCCAGTGAGGGCTCCCTGCCCTCTGGGAAGGTGATGATGCCCTGCTTCTGGCTCCAGAGGGCCAGCTGCAGGGGTGTGCAGCCAACCCCTTCCTGGATGTCCAGCTGGGCGCCAGCCTTGACCAGCACTCTGAGGAATGGCCATGTTGCCCTTGAGGGTGGCCAGGTGGGCAGGGGTCCAGCCCACCTTGTTGTGGGCATGGACATCTGCACGGTGCTCCAGGAGGTGGATGATGCTCAGGAAGGCCcctctctggaccaccaggtgaaGGGGTgtccagcctgactgctcagcaGCATTGGGGTCAGCCCCACATTTCAGCAGGGTGGACACCACCACCTCTGCCCCATGGCGGGCAGCCAGGTGCAGGGGGGCGGTCCAGTTCATGCCTCCAGGAGCCCCCACATTGGCCTGGCTCTCAGCCAGCAGGTGGATGATCTCCAGGTGGCCCTTGTAGGCTGCTAGATGCAGGGGTGTCCAGCCCTGCTGGGTCAGCAGCTCCAGGTTGGCCCCATACCTGAGCAGCATCTTGCAGATAAGGTACTTGCCCCTGGCAGCGGCGGTGTGCAGTGGGCTGTAGCTGCTCTGGTCGAGGGCATCAGGGGCCACCCCACTTTTTAACAGATGTTGGATGGCCCTCCCTTTGCCTCCCTCCACTGCGAGGTGCAGTGGCGTTCTCAGGTTTCTCTGCCGACCATCCAACTCTGCCCCCTGGGCTGCCGGCAGCTTGACCAGGCCGACGTGGCCAAAGTAGGCGGCCACATGCAGAGGGGTCTTGCCCTCAGCCTCTCGCAGGTTGGGGTCAGCTTGATGGGAGACCAGAAGCCAGGCCACATTCTCAGAGTTGTTCTGTGCCGCCAGGTGGAGTGGGGTCCACCCCTCATGCTCCTGGGCATCCACGCGGGCCCCCTGGTCCAGGAGCAGATGGGCAGAGCAGTCGTCCCCATTCTGGGCTGCAAAGTGCAAGGGGGCCCAGCCGTCCTCATCCGCCAGGTTGGCGTCTGCGCGGTGCTACAGGAGCCTGCTTATCTTGAGCAGTGAAGAGGAGGGGTGTGTAGCTGCAGGCTGTCAGGCAGTCCACGTCCACCTCCTGAGCCAGCAGCAGCCTCACCCCCACCAGGTGGCCCCAGGCTTCCTGGAAGTGGAGGGGGGGTGAGCTTGTTCTCATAGATGCACTCCTGCTCATCACCAGGGACCAGGCTCTCACTGTCCGCCCGAGAGTTGCAGAACCCGCTTCAAATAGTCTCCTGAGTCTGATGGGAGGAAGACAAGATTGAGAAAAGGACCTCTGACTTTGTCCAGGGGTCATCTCAGCCATCCCTCTACCTCCTGGAAGTGAACATAGTTTCCTGGATGGGGTGAGTGCAGGTCCTTTCCCTAGATCTCGGATCTCTACTCAGGCTCCATCGCCCTAGACAGCAGCTGAGTCTGGCAGTTCTTCCTGTAAGGATGAGGCAGAAAGAGGCCGGTCCGGAAGTAAACCCTGACTCCACCCCTTAGCACCACGTGCTCTCTGCCTCTTTGAGCCTGGGGGTCCTGATCCCTGAGGAGGACACAAGCAATGCCTACCTCGTGCTACCATCGGGAAGACAAATCCTGTAGGTCAGAACTTCCGGagaagtgcctggcacaaagtaaataaatgcaaattgaaGGTAAATTTGTGGTGGAGCTCAGTGATGTGAACTCCTCCGGAGGTGCTCAGGGACCCATTTCCTCCTGCTCTACCCAGTGGTGTATTAGAATTAAAAGCAAcaatttccaaaatgaaaaaaaagaaaacaacaaaaaacaacccacaaacaaatggaaatcaCTGCTCAGACCAAACCCCAAGAGATTCtgagtaaataaattattctaGGGTGGCTCAGGCATCGGATACTCTTTCATTCCCTCAAGAAATTCCATTATGCCACCAGGATTGAAAACTGATGTTTCCCTTTCCCCGGCCAGGGAGGGAGGAGTCCAGCCCCAAAAGAACACAGTCCTGAAGGGGAAGCAGAGCCAGGCCCCCCAGGGGCACGGGCATTTCTGGAACTCAGGGCTGGGTGCCCAGAAAGGGAACACAGACTCTAGGCCTG
This sequence is a window from Odocoileus virginianus isolate 20LAN1187 ecotype Illinois chromosome 10, Ovbor_1.2, whole genome shotgun sequence. Protein-coding genes within it:
- the ANKK1 gene encoding LOW QUALITY PROTEIN: ankyrin repeat and protein kinase domain-containing protein 1 (The sequence of the model RefSeq protein was modified relative to this genomic sequence to represent the inferred CDS: inserted 4 bases in 3 codons; deleted 3 bases in 3 codons; substituted 2 bases at 2 genomic stop codons) — encoded protein: MDAGKEDGTTSHPRDWTKEFTSLVINPSPGAHPSEEEGGPPPAQRAPPGPAAQGAATAARPGARGAPRARAAPTPWPRAWSGGRRPPRLHPRRLRGLAAPRAGRRLRRVSQAPQQRWRAECSVESSPASRLSSDVNCLIEEAAKMEKINFQHIMSICGICRQTLGVVMEFMASGSLEKMLSTHSLGWQLKIHTIHETSLAMNFLHSIKPLLLHLDLKPGNILLDSHTHVKVSDFGLSKRMEQSTQMQCIKRSALQGTLSCXPPEMLLESNEDPGPKXDTYGFGVVIWEILTQKKPHSGSRADIIAETNMLLSLLQSPVAHRESEALXRKVSCAVGRPGEVSEDICQELTDSDSGDYLKRVLQLSGDSESLVPGDEQECIYENKLTPLHFQEAWGHLVGVRLLLAQEVDVDCLTACSYTPLLFTAQDKQXLLXHRADANLADEDGWAPLHFAAQNGDDCSAHLLLDQGARVDAQEHEGWTPLHLAAQNNSENVAWLLVSHQADPNLREAEGKTPLHVAAYFGHVGLVKLPAAQGAELDGRQRNLRTPLHLAVEGGKGRAIQHLLKSGVAPDALDQSSYSPLHTAAARGKYLICKMLLRYGANLELLTQQGWTPLHLAAYKGHLEIIHLLAESQANVGAPGGMNWTAPLHLAARHGAEVVVSTLLKCGADPNAAEQSGWTPLHLVVQRGAFLSIIHLLEHRADVHAHNKVGWTPAHLATLKGNMAILRVLVKAGAQLDIQEGVGCTPLQLALWSQKQGIITFPEGREPSLAILGGAEPGAQMEV